The following are encoded together in the Nitrospinota bacterium genome:
- a CDS encoding PAS domain S-box protein has product MKRNLSNQLTTTLSANVESLRHWVREKKLDAEVLASQPETRAKILSLIELSNRENSTVKVLQQSEELQWLRKHLGEACKKYEYIGFVLLDDTGLQVGALLEEPVGKRQLIERSDFFYRTLQGETVLSNPFAGEVDLPDSHGVWQKNWPTMFVSTPVLDNAGKNVGVLAFRIRPEVKFTKILEVSRYGDTGETYAFDRDGIMLSDSRFNDQLKKLGLIPDGQGISAILNLEVRDPGGNLAKGFVPVTPRHQQPFTRMAESALNGKSGVDVEGYSDYRGVPVVGAWTWLPELYLGITTEIDVTEAFGPLYIIARGFKSIIGLLLFSTVVVFGQGLRQFRAEKERNLAKEKTEQSEAKIRAIVDNVIDGIVTIDEKGIIQVFNPAAVKIFGYRASEVLGKSINMLMPEPYKSQHDEYIKKYVASGRSVAMGMQRELIGLREDGSFFPLEIALTELIIEGKRLFTGVIRDISELKQQKVEMERVMNQNKLILDSAGEGIYGLDLQGNTTFVNPAAEKMLGYSVEELHGQPQHSLIHHSHADGTPYQRDECHIYAAFKDGKVRNEVNEVFWRKDGSSFPVEYVSTPIHEEGMIVGAVVTFKDITVRKKAEEELVLAKEKAEQAEAEAKLANAAKSEFLANMSHEIRTPMNAIIGMGDLLAESKLTEEQEQRVNVFRGAGENLLLLINDILDLSKIEAGQIELERIEFDPVQLLEKTIEILDLRAQEKGLELNYHVSPDVPKCLLGDAHRLRQVLINLIGNAIKFTEKGEVLVHVEKNQETDEAGGLYFSVSDTGVGIPSQNLKTIFTSFSQADSSITRKYGGTGLGLAISKRLVELMQGQIRVRSEMGEGSHFSFTVKFDADAPSEKEQLVIPERLKKMKVLLVEHRPSVRSMIKDHLLDWGLWVDDGDCGEMVLEILRRSQINDEPYSLLLVNSRLPGVGGFRLLERIRNELNIQIPAVMMMPIDTRKGDLQRCREMDMVSYVSKFIHPKKLLEKILDTLDKKEPVAKKMVVEAIQKENTPVREDALRILLVEDSADNRLLIQLYLKKSPHEVDTAENGEEAVQKFNPESYDLVLMDMAMPVMDGYTATQMIRKMEKTNNLQETPIIALTAHALKGDREKCLDAGCTDYMAKPIKKAKLLEVLQDYQKELANGKKK; this is encoded by the coding sequence ATGAAAAGGAATCTTTCGAATCAACTCACGACTACCTTGTCGGCGAATGTTGAATCCCTCAGACATTGGGTCCGAGAAAAAAAACTGGATGCCGAGGTTCTGGCCAGCCAACCTGAGACCCGTGCAAAAATTCTTTCCTTGATTGAATTATCTAACCGGGAAAACTCAACAGTAAAAGTTCTCCAACAATCCGAGGAACTTCAATGGCTGAGAAAACATCTGGGGGAAGCTTGCAAAAAATATGAATATATCGGATTTGTGCTTCTTGATGATACGGGATTGCAGGTCGGAGCTTTATTGGAAGAACCTGTCGGCAAACGTCAATTGATTGAGCGTTCTGATTTTTTCTATCGCACCCTGCAAGGGGAAACAGTGTTATCCAACCCCTTTGCAGGCGAAGTGGACTTGCCTGACAGCCACGGGGTCTGGCAGAAAAATTGGCCCACTATGTTTGTATCCACACCCGTTCTGGATAATGCGGGTAAGAATGTGGGCGTGTTGGCATTTCGGATTCGGCCAGAGGTCAAATTTACTAAAATACTCGAAGTGAGTCGGTATGGAGATACGGGGGAAACCTATGCTTTTGATCGTGATGGAATCATGCTTTCTGACAGCCGGTTTAATGATCAATTAAAAAAGCTCGGTCTCATTCCTGATGGGCAAGGAATTTCCGCTATTCTCAATCTTGAAGTCCGCGATCCCGGCGGAAACCTGGCGAAAGGATTTGTTCCGGTTACCCCGCGTCACCAACAGCCGTTCACCCGTATGGCCGAAAGTGCGCTAAATGGGAAATCGGGAGTGGATGTGGAAGGGTACAGCGATTACCGGGGCGTTCCGGTTGTGGGAGCATGGACCTGGCTTCCGGAACTCTATTTGGGAATCACCACCGAAATCGATGTGACGGAGGCATTCGGCCCCCTTTATATAATCGCAAGGGGATTCAAGTCAATTATTGGCCTATTATTGTTTTCAACGGTGGTCGTCTTTGGGCAGGGATTGCGGCAATTTCGTGCGGAAAAAGAGCGTAACCTGGCAAAGGAAAAAACTGAACAAAGTGAAGCTAAAATTCGTGCGATTGTTGACAATGTGATTGATGGAATCGTTACCATTGACGAAAAAGGAATCATCCAGGTTTTCAACCCTGCGGCAGTGAAAATATTTGGGTATCGAGCCTCAGAAGTTTTAGGGAAAAGCATCAATATGCTGATGCCGGAACCTTATAAGAGTCAACACGATGAATATATAAAAAAATATGTGGCTAGCGGCAGGTCTGTAGCCATGGGAATGCAACGGGAACTGATTGGACTGCGTGAGGATGGCTCGTTTTTTCCCTTAGAGATCGCGCTCACTGAGTTGATCATTGAAGGAAAAAGATTGTTTACCGGGGTCATCCGGGATATTAGCGAATTGAAACAGCAAAAAGTGGAAATGGAACGAGTGATGAACCAGAACAAACTGATTCTGGATTCAGCAGGAGAGGGGATTTATGGCCTTGATTTGCAAGGAAACACGACCTTTGTCAATCCTGCCGCAGAAAAGATGCTGGGTTACTCGGTGGAAGAATTGCATGGCCAGCCTCAGCATTCCCTGATTCACCATTCTCATGCCGACGGAACCCCTTATCAGCGGGACGAGTGCCATATATACGCCGCTTTCAAGGATGGCAAGGTACGTAACGAAGTCAATGAAGTATTTTGGCGAAAAGATGGCAGTAGCTTTCCTGTTGAATATGTCAGTACACCCATCCATGAGGAAGGGATGATAGTCGGGGCGGTGGTTACCTTCAAAGATATTACAGTGAGGAAAAAAGCGGAAGAGGAACTCGTCCTGGCGAAAGAGAAAGCCGAACAGGCGGAAGCAGAGGCCAAATTGGCTAATGCTGCTAAAAGCGAATTTCTTGCCAATATGAGCCATGAAATTCGCACTCCCATGAATGCCATTATTGGCATGGGAGATTTGCTGGCTGAATCGAAATTAACTGAGGAACAAGAACAACGGGTCAACGTATTCCGTGGCGCTGGCGAAAATCTATTATTACTGATAAACGATATTCTTGATCTTTCCAAAATAGAGGCGGGTCAAATTGAGCTGGAACGAATCGAATTTGATCCTGTGCAATTATTGGAAAAAACCATTGAGATATTAGATCTGCGGGCGCAGGAAAAGGGATTAGAGTTGAATTATCATGTGTCCCCCGATGTTCCGAAATGCTTGTTGGGAGATGCTCATCGGCTCCGTCAGGTATTGATCAATCTGATCGGCAATGCCATAAAATTTACAGAGAAGGGAGAAGTTCTCGTTCATGTGGAAAAAAATCAAGAAACCGACGAGGCGGGGGGATTGTATTTTTCGGTGTCAGACACCGGGGTTGGTATTCCCTCGCAAAACCTGAAAACCATTTTTACCAGTTTTTCCCAGGCAGATTCCTCCATAACCAGAAAGTATGGCGGAACAGGACTTGGTCTGGCAATCTCTAAGAGACTGGTGGAATTGATGCAAGGACAAATTCGGGTGAGAAGTGAGATGGGTGAGGGGAGCCATTTTTCCTTTACGGTAAAGTTTGATGCTGATGCTCCGTCTGAAAAAGAACAACTGGTCATACCTGAAAGGTTGAAAAAAATGAAAGTTCTTCTGGTGGAGCATCGACCCTCCGTTCGTTCGATGATCAAGGACCATCTGTTGGACTGGGGGCTGTGGGTGGACGATGGGGACTGTGGGGAAATGGTTTTAGAGATTCTTCGGCGGTCCCAAATTAATGACGAGCCTTATTCATTGCTATTGGTAAATAGCCGTCTACCCGGAGTGGGAGGCTTTCGCTTACTTGAAAGAATCAGGAACGAGCTGAATATTCAAATTCCCGCTGTGATGATGATGCCGATTGACACGCGCAAAGGTGATTTACAACGTTGCAGAGAGATGGATATGGTGAGTTATGTGTCAAAATTTATCCATCCGAAAAAACTCCTCGAAAAAATTCTGGATACACTGGATAAAAAGGAACCTGTCGCCAAAAAAATGGTAGTAGAAGCGATCCAAAAAGAGAATACTCCTGTAAGGGAAGATGCATTGAGAATTCTTCTCGTTGAAGATTCAGCTGACAATCGATTGTTGATTCAACTGTATTTGAAAAAATCTCCGCATGAAGTGGACACTGCGGAAAATGGAGAGGAGGCAGTACAAAAATTTAACCCCGAGTCCTATGACCTGGTGCTTATGGATATGGCGATGCCGGTAATGGACGGCTACACCGCCACACAAATGATCCGGAAAATGGAAAAAACAAATAATTTACAGGAAACTCCGATTATCGCCTTAACAGCCCACGCCTTGAAAGGGGACCGGGAAAAATGTCTGGATGCCGGTTGCACCGACTATATGGCGAAACCGATCAAAAAAGCTAAGCTTCTCGAAGTCCTTCAGGATTATCAAAAAGAATTAGCCAATGGTAAGAAAAAATAA
- the gnd gene encoding decarboxylating 6-phosphogluconate dehydrogenase, with protein MKIGFVGLGKMGANMVERLLKGGHDVVAYDPSAVAVDAVVEKGATGLQSLAGLVANLPDRKVIWLMVPAGKPVDENIAELASLLKKGGIIIDGGNSNWRETQNRAKDLEAQGIDFIDCGTSGGVWGLENGYCLMAGGKDSACGEVEPVFKTLAPPEGYLYCGPSGAGHFVKMIHNGIEYGMMQAYAEGFEIMEKSPFDLDILAVTKVWQKGSVVRSWLLELAELAFTDDPKLSKIKSYVEDSGEGRWTVQAAMDFDVPAPVITMSLLARFQSRQPDSFAMKVLAALRNQFGGHSIKRK; from the coding sequence ATGAAAATCGGATTTGTAGGGCTGGGGAAAATGGGAGCCAATATGGTCGAACGTCTTCTCAAAGGCGGTCATGACGTGGTGGCCTATGATCCGTCAGCGGTGGCGGTGGATGCCGTCGTGGAAAAAGGCGCCACAGGTTTACAATCTCTCGCCGGACTTGTTGCAAATTTACCGGACCGGAAAGTGATCTGGTTGATGGTCCCGGCGGGAAAGCCGGTGGATGAAAATATCGCGGAACTGGCTTCACTGCTGAAAAAGGGCGGCATCATCATCGACGGGGGAAACTCCAACTGGAGGGAAACTCAAAACCGAGCAAAGGATCTGGAAGCTCAGGGAATTGATTTTATCGACTGCGGAACCAGCGGCGGCGTGTGGGGGCTGGAAAATGGATATTGTTTGATGGCGGGTGGCAAGGATTCGGCTTGCGGGGAAGTCGAACCGGTATTTAAAACCCTGGCTCCTCCTGAAGGGTATTTATACTGTGGACCCAGCGGCGCCGGGCATTTTGTGAAAATGATCCATAATGGCATTGAGTACGGCATGATGCAGGCATATGCGGAAGGTTTCGAGATTATGGAAAAGTCGCCTTTCGATCTGGATATTTTAGCCGTCACCAAAGTCTGGCAGAAGGGGAGTGTGGTGCGGTCGTGGTTATTGGAACTTGCCGAACTGGCGTTTACGGATGATCCCAAACTATCCAAAATCAAAAGTTATGTAGAGGACAGCGGTGAAGGGCGGTGGACGGTTCAGGCGGCAATGGATTTTGACGTGCCCGCCCCGGTGATCACGATGTCTCTTTTAGCCCGGTTTCAATCTCGGCAGCCGGACTCATTTGCCATGAAAGTTTTGGCGGCCCTCAGAAACCAGTTCGGCGGTCATTCAATTAAAAGGAAATAA
- the zwf gene encoding glucose-6-phosphate dehydrogenase, whose amino-acid sequence MKKPGNCILVIFGASGDLSRRKLIPSLFDLHKLGFLPENFSVLGVGRSKLSDSKFRDLMVESVEEFSESKPVDEEKLQNFLKKFHFLSMDSSNGEDFARLKSKLETLDKRYKIGGNYIYYLAVPPSTYEPIIQNLGFQGLQKENSYPAGWKRLIIEKPFGYDLKSALHLMKTMTRIFREPQIYRIDHYLGKETVQNLLVFRFANGIFEPLWNRNYIHHVEITAAESIGVEGRGQYYDGAGALRDMVQNHLMQIMGVVAMESPSSFDSTAVRNETVKVFQSLREIPREEVSEFAVRGQYTTSVIDGEIIPGYREEEGVPDDSRIDTFAAVKVFIDNWRWGGVPFYIRAGKRLPTRVTEVAIHFKPTPHFLFAKESKESGGLNQLIMRIQPNEGIVLKFALKVPGAGFHVQNVNMDFHYSELSNTRVASAYERLLLDCMLGDSTLYARGDAVEACWRFVDPILQEWQNNPELKVHGYPAGTWGPREANALFHEHGVEWRYPCKNLVDDGLVCEF is encoded by the coding sequence ATGAAAAAACCGGGTAACTGCATACTTGTCATTTTTGGCGCATCTGGGGATTTGAGCAGAAGAAAATTGATTCCTTCTTTGTTCGATTTGCATAAGCTTGGTTTTCTTCCGGAGAATTTTTCCGTACTGGGAGTGGGCCGGTCCAAACTTTCGGATAGCAAATTCCGTGACCTCATGGTGGAAAGCGTAGAGGAATTTTCCGAGAGCAAACCGGTTGATGAAGAAAAACTGCAGAACTTTCTGAAAAAATTTCATTTCCTTTCCATGGACTCTTCCAACGGTGAGGATTTTGCAAGATTAAAATCCAAGCTGGAGACTCTGGACAAGCGCTACAAAATCGGTGGAAACTATATTTATTATCTGGCGGTCCCACCCAGCACTTACGAACCCATCATTCAAAACCTCGGGTTTCAGGGGTTGCAAAAGGAAAATTCATACCCCGCGGGTTGGAAGCGTTTGATCATCGAAAAACCCTTCGGGTATGACCTGAAATCGGCTTTGCATCTGATGAAAACCATGACCCGGATATTTCGTGAACCGCAGATTTATCGGATCGATCATTACCTGGGAAAAGAAACCGTGCAGAACCTTCTGGTATTCAGATTCGCCAACGGTATTTTCGAACCCTTGTGGAACCGGAATTATATCCACCATGTCGAAATCACTGCCGCGGAAAGTATCGGCGTTGAAGGGCGCGGACAGTATTATGACGGCGCCGGGGCGCTTCGCGATATGGTGCAAAACCATTTGATGCAGATCATGGGAGTCGTCGCCATGGAATCTCCCTCTTCCTTTGACTCCACGGCGGTACGCAATGAAACCGTCAAGGTGTTTCAATCTCTCAGAGAAATTCCCCGTGAGGAAGTGAGTGAATTTGCGGTTCGGGGGCAATACACCACTTCCGTCATAGACGGCGAAATTATCCCCGGTTACCGCGAGGAAGAAGGTGTCCCCGATGATTCCAGGATCGATACCTTTGCCGCGGTTAAGGTATTTATCGATAACTGGCGCTGGGGAGGGGTTCCGTTTTACATCCGCGCCGGGAAGAGGTTGCCCACACGGGTGACGGAGGTGGCCATCCATTTCAAGCCCACTCCGCATTTCCTGTTTGCCAAGGAAAGCAAAGAAAGCGGCGGGCTCAACCAGTTGATCATGCGCATTCAGCCGAATGAAGGTATCGTCCTGAAATTCGCCTTGAAAGTGCCCGGCGCCGGTTTTCACGTGCAGAACGTGAACATGGATTTTCATTATTCCGAATTGTCAAATACAAGGGTTGCGTCCGCCTATGAACGGTTATTGCTCGACTGTATGCTGGGCGACTCCACCCTGTATGCGCGGGGAGATGCGGTGGAAGCCTGCTGGCGGTTTGTTGATCCTATTTTGCAGGAATGGCAAAACAATCCGGAACTCAAAGTGCATGGCTATCCGGCGGGGACCTGGGGGCCCAGAGAGGCCAATGCCTTGTTTCATGAGCATGGTGTCGAGTGGCGCTACCCTTGCAAAAACCTGGTGGACGATGGTCTTGTGTGTGAGTTTTAG
- the pgl gene encoding 6-phosphogluconolactonase codes for MGAEIKLFPDAVALAEALAEELLAASLQAGKAGRSFNLVLAGGSTPRAVYEYFSRSEFKKSIPWDVIHFFWGDERSVPADHEDSNYRMTRQALLDPLAIHPENIHRIHGENDASDEATRYAEEIKRHCHLYNGEMPQFDWILLGLGTDGHTASLFPGVKAIEDPSGICAVAVHPGSGQKRITLTLKVLNHARRVSFIVTGQGKAEVVADILNQSPQSQHYPAAHVHPEQGTLEWFLDEEAASTIKKKS; via the coding sequence GTGGGTGCCGAGATAAAATTATTTCCAGACGCGGTGGCGTTAGCAGAAGCCCTGGCTGAGGAGTTGCTAGCCGCCTCCTTGCAGGCTGGAAAGGCGGGGCGTTCGTTCAACCTGGTGCTGGCGGGCGGAAGTACCCCGCGCGCGGTGTACGAATATTTTTCCCGGTCCGAGTTTAAAAAATCTATCCCCTGGGATGTCATTCATTTTTTCTGGGGAGACGAGCGCTCAGTCCCTGCCGATCATGAAGACAGCAACTACCGCATGACCCGGCAGGCTCTGCTGGACCCCCTCGCCATTCACCCGGAGAACATTCACCGCATTCACGGTGAAAACGATGCAAGCGATGAAGCCACTCGCTACGCCGAAGAGATCAAACGTCATTGCCATTTATACAATGGAGAAATGCCGCAGTTTGACTGGATTCTTCTGGGGTTGGGAACCGATGGCCACACCGCCTCCCTGTTTCCCGGCGTGAAAGCGATTGAAGACCCGTCAGGCATCTGTGCCGTTGCCGTTCATCCCGGGAGCGGGCAAAAACGCATCACCCTCACTTTAAAAGTTTTGAATCATGCCAGGCGCGTGTCCTTCATTGTCACCGGACAGGGAAAAGCCGAAGTGGTAGCTGACATCCTCAACCAATCCCCGCAAAGTCAACACTACCCCGCCGCCCACGTCCATCCCGAGCAAGGAACCCTCGAATGGTTTCTGGATGAGGAAGCGGCATCTACGATCAAAAAGAAATCCTGA
- a CDS encoding molybdopterin-dependent oxidoreductase, whose translation MRRISSSPIWIQKHRLKKPTPVADNGGSFPLHWKMTRSRFLRFLFFTAFFLLTLPFKVLADMVPRVFKTRKHPLPITPVEEFYVEDTSGPPKSLRKGSKDWRLTVKGKVDHPLTLDYKQILSRPSVKRIITLNCIGNPVGGRAIGNAEWEGVLLKDLIDEADPHFFSSTLILRAEDGYYESIPLKKAKHPSALLATKMNGQPLTLNHGFPLRLLIPGLYGIKQMKWIKEIEVANHHPKGYWHEKGWSKQAKVKIISRIDTPENNEVLRSRQTVIRGIAFAGDRGIQYVQVSIDGERTWSLAKLEKPLSPTSWVFWSFPCAFPSAGSCRIAVRAADQYSGIQQDDLRDPFPNGTSGIHRIEVLVS comes from the coding sequence ATGCGGCGCATTTCATCGTCACCGATCTGGATTCAGAAACACCGGCTGAAAAAGCCGACTCCTGTTGCGGATAATGGGGGCTCGTTCCCCCTGCATTGGAAAATGACCCGGTCGCGGTTTCTACGGTTTCTGTTTTTTACTGCCTTCTTTCTACTCACCCTTCCCTTCAAAGTCCTGGCGGATATGGTGCCGCGCGTATTCAAAACGCGGAAGCACCCCTTACCCATCACGCCGGTAGAAGAATTCTATGTCGAGGACACCTCAGGCCCGCCGAAATCATTGCGGAAGGGATCTAAAGACTGGCGCTTGACCGTCAAAGGCAAAGTGGATCACCCGCTGACGCTAGACTACAAACAAATCCTGTCCCGGCCCTCGGTGAAACGCATCATCACCCTTAACTGCATCGGCAACCCCGTCGGGGGACGCGCCATCGGCAACGCCGAGTGGGAAGGAGTTTTGTTGAAGGACTTGATCGACGAAGCCGATCCGCATTTTTTTTCCAGCACCCTTATTTTAAGAGCCGAGGACGGGTATTACGAAAGTATTCCTCTCAAAAAAGCCAAACACCCCTCCGCCCTGCTCGCCACTAAAATGAACGGGCAACCTTTGACTTTGAATCACGGCTTTCCCCTGCGTTTATTGATCCCCGGCCTCTACGGCATCAAGCAGATGAAGTGGATTAAAGAAATCGAAGTTGCTAATCACCATCCTAAAGGATATTGGCATGAAAAAGGATGGTCCAAACAGGCGAAAGTCAAAATAATTTCACGCATAGACACGCCGGAGAATAACGAAGTATTGCGTTCCCGCCAAACTGTAATTCGCGGAATCGCCTTTGCCGGCGACCGGGGAATTCAATACGTGCAGGTTTCCATCGACGGCGAAAGAACCTGGTCTCTCGCCAAACTCGAAAAACCCCTGTCTCCCACCTCGTGGGTGTTCTGGTCGTTTCCCTGCGCCTTTCCGAGTGCGGGGAGCTGCCGCATCGCCGTGCGCGCCGCCGACCAGTACAGCGGCATCCAGCAGGACGATCTCCGCGATCCCTTCCCCAACGGCACTTCTGGAATCCACCGGATTGAAGTGTTGGTTTCCTGA
- a CDS encoding methyltransferase domain-containing protein, which produces MNERRSCCDSDETDDVSREDVRNFYSKAAVSAQESLCCPTQYDAADLSHIPEEVRAISYGCGSPVNRASIRPGETVVDLGSGGGIDCFIAAKLVGESGKVFGIDMTDEMLKVAQTNAIPVAENLGYNNVEFKKGFLEAIPLQDQSVDLVTSNCVINLSTNKKAVFEEINRILKPGGRFVIADIISEKEVPQEMRNHQELWGECISGALTLGEFLDAARPHGFHGFQIKKDYLWKIVEGIKFYSYTLEAFKLNESKSASCCSEYTATYAGPFDSISHGGNTYHVGVTVDIDADQAELMQTSPYAAHFIVTDLDSETPAEKADSCCG; this is translated from the coding sequence ATGAACGAAAGAAGATCGTGTTGTGATTCCGATGAAACTGATGATGTTTCCAGGGAAGATGTCCGTAATTTTTACTCAAAAGCGGCTGTCTCCGCCCAGGAAAGCCTGTGCTGTCCGACACAATACGATGCTGCCGATCTCTCCCACATCCCCGAAGAAGTCCGCGCCATTTCCTACGGGTGCGGCAGTCCGGTAAATCGAGCCAGTATCCGACCCGGAGAAACCGTGGTCGACCTGGGCTCCGGCGGCGGCATCGATTGCTTCATCGCGGCAAAACTCGTCGGCGAATCCGGCAAAGTTTTCGGAATCGACATGACCGATGAAATGCTCAAAGTCGCACAAACAAATGCCATCCCAGTGGCTGAGAACCTTGGTTATAATAATGTCGAATTCAAAAAAGGTTTTCTCGAAGCCATTCCTCTTCAAGACCAGTCGGTGGACCTTGTCACCTCCAACTGCGTGATCAACCTTTCCACCAATAAAAAAGCAGTGTTTGAGGAAATCAACCGGATTTTAAAACCCGGCGGCAGGTTTGTCATCGCCGATATCATTTCCGAAAAAGAAGTTCCCCAGGAAATGCGCAATCATCAGGAGTTATGGGGCGAGTGCATTTCCGGCGCCTTGACCTTGGGCGAATTTCTGGATGCCGCACGGCCCCACGGCTTTCACGGCTTCCAGATCAAAAAAGACTACCTGTGGAAAATTGTGGAGGGGATCAAATTTTATTCTTATACCCTGGAAGCGTTCAAACTGAACGAATCCAAATCCGCTTCCTGTTGCAGTGAATACACCGCCACCTACGCCGGTCCCTTCGATTCCATTTCGCATGGTGGCAACACGTACCACGTAGGGGTGACCGTGGACATCGATGCCGATCAGGCGGAGTTGATGCAAACCTCTCCCTATGCGGCGCATTTCATCGTCACCGATCTGGATTCAGAAACACCGGCTGAAAAAGCCGACTCCTGTTGCGGATAA
- a CDS encoding sigma-70 family RNA polymerase sigma factor translates to MNKQEIDASQWVDRYGDLMYRYTLVRVKDAPTAEEIVQVTFFAALQATHTFAGRSSEKSWLFGILKHKILDHFREIKKNRTFDLAPEEDKDPFEYDPSGHWKETPQHWGLDPEKSAENQALTEALTTCMDHLPDKLRQVFVLREIEGLSTEEICNEFNIKPTNLWVILHRARNQLKKCLEIHWFDGKNSE, encoded by the coding sequence ATGAATAAACAGGAAATTGACGCCAGTCAATGGGTGGACCGGTATGGGGACCTCATGTACCGCTATACTCTTGTCCGTGTCAAGGATGCGCCGACCGCCGAGGAAATCGTGCAGGTCACGTTTTTCGCCGCCCTGCAAGCCACCCACACGTTTGCCGGGCGATCCTCGGAAAAAAGCTGGCTGTTCGGAATTTTAAAGCATAAAATTCTAGACCACTTCCGGGAAATTAAGAAAAACAGAACATTTGATCTGGCTCCCGAGGAAGATAAAGACCCTTTTGAGTATGACCCCTCAGGGCACTGGAAGGAAACCCCCCAGCATTGGGGCTTGGACCCGGAAAAATCCGCGGAAAATCAAGCACTTACAGAAGCCCTGACCACCTGTATGGATCATTTACCGGATAAGTTACGGCAAGTTTTCGTTCTCAGAGAGATCGAAGGGCTGAGCACAGAAGAAATTTGTAATGAATTCAACATTAAACCGACCAACTTATGGGTTATTCTGCACCGGGCGCGGAACCAACTGAAGAAATGTCTGGAAATCCACTGGTTTGATGGAAAAAATTCGGAATAG
- a CDS encoding metalloregulator ArsR/SmtB family transcription factor has translation METIDSDECAKILKALGDESRLRIFRLLLQGERSVSDIVRSLDIVQPQASHHLSILRSSGLVGTRREGNKIINFIHPGKYHLTKKEIGIQLGCCSLSFDNARKPSA, from the coding sequence ATGGAGACCATAGACTCAGATGAATGCGCAAAAATTTTAAAGGCTTTAGGTGACGAGTCGCGGTTGAGAATTTTCCGTCTGCTTCTCCAGGGCGAGAGGAGTGTCTCAGACATTGTCCGCTCGCTGGACATCGTGCAACCACAGGCCTCCCACCACCTCTCGATATTACGTTCCTCCGGCCTGGTTGGTACGCGTCGGGAGGGCAATAAAATTATCAATTTTATCCATCCCGGAAAATATCATCTCACAAAAAAAGAAATAGGCATCCAACTGGGCTGTTGTTCCCTGAGTTTTGATAACGCCCGAAAACCATCGGCTTAG
- a CDS encoding DUF362 domain-containing protein, whose product MKTRILLKKIERYDLNEVEQFVRDSFSEFDSADRPFRSGQKVLLKPNLLRAFKPDRCVTTHPVLLEAVCRVLKDRSINHIAISDSPALGSLPAVARKAGYGPLAKKYGVHIVPLSDPVALLTEESIPHLKIAGNLQNYDHIINLPKFKSHCQMTLTLSIKNLFGLVIGKRKPVLHCLVNNDKVKFGKMLVDIAKHVNPSLTIVDGIQAMQGQGPANGTPYPLGVLAAGQDLTALDRVLTEIVGVPPEKVYALEAARLKEFGTYDLDAIEILGENNLDALKVSDFQLAEIPLDISFNPFRVLKSFLKQVYEVKIKEKLVG is encoded by the coding sequence ATGAAAACCAGAATTCTTTTAAAGAAAATTGAACGTTATGACCTCAATGAGGTCGAGCAGTTCGTCCGGGATAGCTTTAGCGAGTTTGACTCTGCGGATCGTCCGTTTCGTTCCGGGCAAAAAGTTCTGCTCAAACCCAATTTACTGCGGGCCTTCAAGCCCGATCGCTGCGTCACCACCCATCCCGTGCTTCTCGAAGCGGTTTGTCGGGTGCTCAAGGATCGATCCATAAACCATATCGCCATCAGTGACAGCCCGGCACTTGGAAGTCTACCTGCCGTGGCCCGCAAAGCCGGTTATGGTCCTCTTGCTAAAAAATATGGCGTGCACATCGTCCCGCTCTCAGACCCGGTGGCTTTGCTGACAGAGGAAAGTATTCCCCATCTCAAAATTGCAGGGAACTTGCAGAATTACGATCACATCATCAATTTGCCCAAGTTCAAGTCGCATTGCCAGATGACCCTGACGTTGTCGATAAAAAACCTTTTCGGATTGGTGATCGGCAAAAGAAAACCCGTGCTTCATTGTTTGGTGAACAACGACAAGGTGAAATTCGGGAAGATGCTGGTGGACATCGCCAAACATGTCAACCCCAGCTTAACTATAGTAGACGGCATTCAGGCCATGCAGGGCCAGGGCCCCGCGAACGGGACGCCCTATCCCCTGGGAGTGTTGGCGGCGGGACAGGATTTGACCGCCCTGGATCGGGTTCTCACGGAAATCGTGGGTGTGCCGCCGGAAAAAGTCTACGCCCTGGAAGCCGCCCGGCTTAAAGAATTTGGAACTTATGATCTGGATGCCATCGAGATTCTGGGAGAAAACAATCTGGACGCATTGAAAGTGTCCGATTTCCAATTGGCGGAAATCCCTCTGGACATCTCCTTTAATCCGTTCAGGGTCCTCAAATCTTTCCTGAAACAAGTTTATGAAGTCAAAATTAAAGAAAAGCTGGTAGGATAA